The following coding sequences are from one Nonlabens arenilitoris window:
- a CDS encoding SusF/SusE family outer membrane protein: protein MKKFSILILSFLAIAAITSCDDNDSEEFNLNTNTAGEITLSPGSGAFEVTEFNGDDLAERFTWNAISLEVPVQIDYTLQMDTDMGDYSAPQVLGASTETNVAVTYETLNAAAVALGGEATVASNYKLRVVATTADPAVNPIVSNEVNIIITPFAAYPFSDLYLVGAATEAGWSNDNNNPALFRDPANENVYYYTGYFNGDEFKLLTTPGFWQPQYGERNGAVGVNDGGGSDPNSFAAPAAGYYDFVVDIDGVTNSSEGASSFSITANSTAATATTYTTVGIIGDSTPAGWGASTAMNQSSFDPHKWSLRNVTLISGEMKFRANDDWAVNWGSDTEFSGQGTQDGPNVPIAPGTYDIFFNDLDGRYILIPVQ from the coding sequence ATGAAAAAGTTTTCAATATTAATACTATCGTTTTTAGCAATTGCTGCTATCACCTCTTGTGATGACAACGATTCTGAAGAGTTCAATTTAAACACTAATACCGCTGGAGAAATTACATTATCACCAGGATCTGGAGCTTTTGAAGTAACAGAATTTAATGGTGATGACCTAGCAGAGCGTTTTACATGGAACGCCATAAGCCTTGAAGTACCGGTACAAATAGACTATACTTTACAAATGGATACTGACATGGGTGACTATAGTGCACCACAAGTATTAGGAGCTAGTACTGAGACAAATGTTGCCGTTACTTATGAAACATTAAATGCCGCAGCGGTTGCACTAGGTGGAGAAGCAACAGTTGCTAGTAATTATAAATTAAGAGTTGTAGCTACTACAGCAGATCCAGCTGTTAATCCTATAGTTTCAAATGAAGTTAATATTATAATTACTCCTTTTGCAGCTTATCCATTCTCAGATTTATATCTAGTTGGTGCAGCTACAGAGGCTGGATGGAGTAATGACAACAACAACCCAGCGCTATTCCGTGATCCGGCAAATGAAAATGTTTATTATTACACAGGTTATTTCAATGGTGATGAGTTTAAACTACTTACTACACCAGGATTCTGGCAACCACAATATGGTGAGCGCAATGGTGCTGTAGGCGTTAATGACGGTGGTGGTAGTGACCCTAACTCATTTGCAGCTCCAGCAGCAGGATACTACGATTTTGTAGTAGATATTGATGGTGTGACAAATTCTTCAGAAGGCGCTTCTAGTTTTTCAATAACTGCTAATAGCACTGCTGCAACTGCAACAACTTACACCACTGTAGGTATTATAGGAGATAGTACTCCTGCAGGATGGGGCGCGAGTACAGCGATGAATCAATCTAGTTTTGATCCTCATAAATGGAGTTTAAGAAACGTTACTCTCATATCTGGTGAAATGAAATTTAGAGCAAATGATGACTGGGCAGTTAACTGGGGAAGCGACACAGAATTTTCTGGACAGGGAACTCAAGATGGCCCTAATGTACCTATCGCACCAGGAACTTATGACATCTTCTTTAATGATTTAGATGGTCGTTATATATTAATTCCTGTTCAATAA
- a CDS encoding RagB/SusD family nutrient uptake outer membrane protein — protein MKMYKSIILVFLGMLLFTACDDVLTVEPEGDSLTEADLLKDPTTYRGLIAKAYAGLMLGGQSGGDGNADISGIDGGFSNYLRLYWNMQELTTDEAIIAWNDGTIKDLHGHVWTDGNEFINAMFSRINYQIAVCNEFIRLSSDAKLNEFNVPSDIRAEVADYRNEARFLRAYSYYHGMDLFGTMPFSTENTDVANGLDAINRSDLFNWIESELLVIEDAMMPAGMNEYGRADQAALQMLLAKLYLNAEVYTGTERNDDALIYTNKVINGGYTIPSVPYAYSFYADNDSNGAQSEFIWTLNFDGLNTQTFGGTTYLTHAPVGGDMDPSEFGINGGWGGIRTTKEFVELFPGMENSADQRETFFTQDQNLEIADVGRFKDGFAIQKFKNIDINGNPGSDTVGDFVDIDFPVFRLADAYLMYAEATVRGAAGGDLNVAEGYINQLRQRAYGNTSGNITASDIDLDFILDERARELHWETHRRQDLIRFNKFTTGKVWAWKGNVQSGTTTAPFRNLLPIPAQEVNLNPNLIQNPGY, from the coding sequence ATGAAAATGTATAAATCGATTATTTTGGTTTTCTTAGGTATGCTACTATTCACAGCTTGTGATGATGTACTTACTGTAGAACCAGAAGGAGATTCTCTAACAGAAGCTGATTTATTAAAAGACCCTACTACATATCGAGGTCTTATTGCAAAAGCCTATGCAGGATTAATGCTAGGTGGACAATCTGGTGGTGATGGAAACGCAGATATTTCTGGAATAGATGGTGGTTTTTCAAACTACTTAAGATTATACTGGAACATGCAAGAGCTAACTACAGATGAAGCTATCATCGCATGGAACGATGGGACTATAAAAGATCTACATGGCCATGTATGGACTGATGGTAATGAGTTTATTAATGCTATGTTTTCTAGAATAAACTATCAGATAGCTGTATGTAATGAGTTTATAAGACTATCATCAGATGCAAAACTTAATGAGTTCAATGTTCCTAGCGATATTAGAGCTGAAGTTGCAGATTATAGAAATGAAGCGCGTTTCTTAAGAGCCTATTCTTACTATCATGGTATGGATCTATTTGGGACGATGCCTTTCAGTACAGAAAATACAGATGTAGCAAATGGATTAGACGCTATAAATAGAAGCGATTTATTCAACTGGATTGAATCTGAACTTCTGGTAATAGAAGATGCTATGATGCCAGCAGGAATGAATGAATATGGAAGAGCAGATCAAGCTGCCCTACAAATGTTATTAGCAAAATTATACTTAAATGCCGAAGTGTATACTGGAACAGAAAGAAATGATGATGCTTTAATCTATACGAATAAAGTAATTAATGGTGGATACACTATTCCATCAGTACCATATGCTTACAGTTTCTATGCAGATAATGATAGTAATGGCGCACAAAGCGAGTTTATATGGACTCTAAACTTTGATGGTTTAAATACACAAACATTTGGTGGAACAACTTACTTAACACACGCGCCAGTTGGTGGAGATATGGACCCTTCAGAATTTGGTATCAACGGTGGTTGGGGCGGAATACGTACCACAAAGGAATTTGTTGAATTATTCCCAGGAATGGAAAATAGTGCAGACCAGCGTGAGACTTTCTTCACGCAAGATCAAAATCTAGAAATTGCAGATGTAGGTCGATTTAAAGATGGGTTTGCCATTCAAAAATTCAAAAATATAGATATTAATGGTAATCCAGGTAGCGATACAGTAGGTGACTTTGTTGATATCGACTTTCCAGTTTTCCGTCTAGCTGATGCTTATTTAATGTATGCTGAAGCTACCGTAAGAGGTGCTGCTGGTGGTGACTTAAACGTGGCCGAAGGTTATATCAATCAACTACGTCAAAGAGCTTATGGTAACACTAGCGGTAATATCACCGCAAGCGATATAGATCTAGATTTCATCCTTGATGAAAGAGCTAGAGAGTTACACTGGGAAACTCATAGACGTCAAGACTTAATCCGTTTTAATAAATTCACAACAGGTAAAGTTTGGGCTTGGAAAGGAAATGTTCAATCTGGAACGACTACTGCACCATTCCGCAATTTATTACCTATCCCTGCACAAGAAGTAAATTTAAATCCTAACCTAATCCAGAATCCTGGATACTAA
- a CDS encoding alpha-amylase family glycosyl hydrolase, translating to MKNNLLFLLAIMGFAFAKAQVTTNPSTPTQTDQVTLIFDATGTALENTTGTLYAYTGVTINGNRWQNIPNSSFTDNTTAPQFINTSGNIYQLTLGTSLDAFYGVNAGDVVSEICLVIRNANSSVQTSPDIFLPVFQPGLNALITSPANGDIFALNQTVNLSGDASQNAALELKVNNASIATVTNAMNIMSPYTFNSTGGHTIELTADNGSQQITDVVNVFVPAATQTQTRPAGLKNGVNENADGSVTFLLAAPGKTDAAVIGDFTNWNLDTSFQMFKDGDYFWVTVPSSNFIAGQTFQYQYIVDYTFKVADPFSGLILDPDSDPYIKPGNYPNLPTYPTGLTTGDVSLYTYQATPYNWTVNNFQKPNKENLVIYELLVRDFSENDSFQEVINRIDYLETLGINTLQLMPVNEFEGTDSWGYNPKFHGALDKAYGTPEKFKELVDLCHSRGIAVVIDVVYNHAFSQSPLCQLWWDENNFRPATNNPYLNPSPTHDFNVGYDFNHESQWTRDYVKQTLQYWIDEYRIDGFRFDLSKGFTQNVTLGNISAWSAYDQSRVDILNDYKNTIWNANSNDIYMILEHLGDNTEETALANAGFMLWGKMTDQFNQNSMGYSSNNDVFRSYYLARGWNDQHLVAYAESHDEQRLMFKNLNFGNAANSSHNVRNLPVALDRQEAIAAILYSIPGPKMLWQFGELGYEIDIDQNGRTGRKPIPWTLNYDTDQDRIDLYNVTATMIGFKTKYPDTWNTNNTNLDVSGVTKRINLNGTVFDAVVVANYGITAQNVNPNFSRTGTWYEYFTNTTVNVTNTTAMISLQPGEYRVYSTQQLQDPLSNDNIDNLSIDIKLYPNPAQNSFRLSHDIEFINIYNMNGQRVLSFMESLPSYSIESLTTGIYIAEVATVKGNRQIKLIKQ from the coding sequence ATGAAAAACAATTTACTATTCCTTTTAGCGATTATGGGATTCGCTTTCGCGAAAGCGCAAGTAACCACAAACCCTTCCACACCTACACAGACAGATCAAGTCACATTAATATTTGACGCCACAGGGACTGCGTTAGAAAATACTACAGGAACTTTATATGCATATACTGGAGTTACCATAAATGGAAACAGATGGCAAAATATTCCAAATAGTAGTTTCACTGATAATACGACTGCTCCACAATTTATAAACACCAGTGGTAATATTTATCAATTAACCTTAGGGACTAGTCTAGATGCTTTCTATGGTGTAAATGCAGGCGATGTAGTTAGTGAAATATGCTTAGTTATCAGGAATGCAAACTCTTCAGTTCAGACTAGCCCAGATATCTTCTTACCAGTATTTCAACCTGGCTTAAATGCATTAATAACTTCACCTGCAAATGGAGACATATTTGCTTTAAATCAAACAGTCAATTTATCAGGTGATGCATCTCAAAATGCAGCTCTTGAATTGAAAGTTAATAATGCATCCATAGCTACTGTTACAAATGCAATGAACATCATGTCACCATATACATTTAATTCAACGGGTGGGCACACAATTGAATTAACTGCAGATAATGGATCACAACAAATCACGGATGTAGTGAATGTATTTGTACCTGCGGCAACGCAAACACAAACAAGACCTGCTGGACTTAAAAATGGAGTCAATGAAAATGCAGATGGTAGTGTAACTTTTTTACTCGCCGCTCCTGGAAAAACAGATGCTGCTGTTATAGGTGATTTCACAAATTGGAATTTAGACACTAGCTTTCAAATGTTTAAAGATGGTGACTACTTCTGGGTAACTGTTCCTAGTTCAAATTTTATTGCTGGACAGACTTTTCAATATCAATACATAGTTGATTATACTTTCAAAGTTGCAGATCCATTTTCTGGATTAATATTAGATCCAGATAGTGATCCATATATTAAACCAGGTAATTACCCAAATTTACCTACATACCCTACAGGACTTACAACTGGTGATGTCTCATTATACACTTATCAAGCGACACCTTATAACTGGACAGTTAATAATTTTCAGAAACCAAATAAAGAAAACCTAGTTATTTATGAACTATTAGTACGTGATTTTTCAGAGAACGATAGTTTTCAAGAAGTAATAAATCGTATTGATTATTTAGAAACATTAGGAATCAATACGCTCCAATTAATGCCAGTAAATGAATTTGAAGGAACAGATAGTTGGGGTTATAATCCTAAGTTTCATGGAGCATTAGATAAAGCCTACGGTACACCAGAGAAATTTAAAGAACTGGTAGATCTGTGCCATTCAAGAGGAATTGCAGTGGTCATAGATGTGGTTTACAACCATGCGTTTTCTCAAAGTCCATTGTGTCAACTTTGGTGGGATGAAAACAACTTTAGACCAGCTACAAATAATCCTTATTTAAACCCTTCACCTACTCACGATTTTAATGTAGGTTATGATTTTAACCATGAGAGCCAGTGGACTAGAGACTATGTGAAACAAACACTTCAATATTGGATCGATGAATATCGTATAGACGGTTTCAGGTTTGATCTATCTAAAGGATTTACGCAAAACGTTACTTTAGGTAATATAAGCGCTTGGAGCGCTTACGATCAATCTCGAGTAGATATTCTTAATGATTATAAGAACACTATCTGGAACGCAAATAGCAATGATATCTACATGATTCTAGAGCATCTAGGTGATAATACTGAAGAGACTGCTCTTGCAAATGCCGGCTTTATGCTTTGGGGTAAGATGACTGATCAATTTAATCAAAATTCTATGGGCTATTCTAGTAATAACGATGTCTTTAGATCCTACTACCTAGCCCGAGGCTGGAATGATCAACACCTAGTTGCCTATGCAGAAAGTCATGACGAGCAACGTTTAATGTTTAAAAACCTCAACTTTGGTAACGCAGCAAACTCATCACATAATGTACGCAATTTACCAGTAGCTCTAGACAGACAAGAGGCTATCGCAGCAATTTTATACAGTATTCCTGGTCCTAAAATGCTATGGCAATTTGGAGAACTAGGTTATGAAATTGATATTGACCAAAACGGTCGTACAGGTCGCAAGCCTATACCATGGACACTCAATTATGATACAGATCAAGATCGTATAGACTTATACAACGTTACAGCAACTATGATAGGTTTTAAAACTAAATATCCAGATACATGGAATACTAACAATACAAACCTAGACGTATCTGGCGTTACAAAGCGTATTAACTTAAATGGGACTGTATTTGACGCTGTAGTAGTAGCAAATTATGGAATTACAGCTCAAAACGTTAATCCTAATTTTAGTCGGACAGGAACCTGGTATGAGTATTTTACTAACACAACGGTTAACGTTACAAACACAACTGCAATGATTAGTTTACAACCAGGAGAATACAGAGTATATTCTACACAACAACTACAAGACCCTTTAAGTAATGATAATATTGATAATCTATCAATAGATATAAAGTTGTATCCTAATCCTGCTCAAAACTCTTTTAGATTATCTCACGACATTGAATTTATAAATATTTACAATATGAATGGTCAACGAGTATTGAGCTTTATGGAGAGTCTACCATCATATTCTATTGAAAGCTTAACAACTGGAATATACATTGCTGAAGTGGCAACGGTAAAAGGAAATCGACAAATTAAGCTTATAAAGCAGTAG
- a CDS encoding DUF58 domain-containing protein: MDIQKELNKTTGFKNLALLASQVVEGFISGMHKSPFHGFSAEFAEHKIYNPGESTRHIDWKLFAKTDKLYTKRFDEETNLRCHLIIDNSPSMHYPAITHQQLGNLNKIGYSALAAASVMNVLKKQRDAVGLSIYSDAYEYYAPEKGSDRHHNMLLDQLSNMAVNKPKGTSTNTYKYLHEIAEKMKRRSLIFLFTDMFQSDVQEKELFEALRHLKYNKHDVVLFHTYDSATELDFNFSNKPSRYTDVETGEHIDLYADNVKDVYKEAVSAYFDKLRVRCGQNKIKYMPVDIQHNFDVVLITFLLERQLFK; encoded by the coding sequence ATGGATATTCAAAAGGAGTTAAATAAAACTACTGGCTTTAAAAACCTTGCTTTACTAGCCAGTCAGGTGGTGGAAGGTTTTATATCTGGAATGCATAAATCTCCTTTCCATGGTTTTAGTGCTGAATTTGCAGAACATAAGATTTATAATCCTGGTGAGAGTACACGCCACATAGACTGGAAATTATTTGCCAAAACAGATAAACTTTACACAAAACGTTTTGATGAAGAGACTAATTTGCGTTGTCATCTAATTATTGATAATAGTCCTTCTATGCACTATCCAGCGATAACTCATCAACAACTGGGTAATCTTAATAAAATAGGGTATAGTGCGCTGGCGGCAGCTAGTGTTATGAATGTTCTTAAAAAGCAACGAGATGCAGTAGGTTTATCAATTTACAGTGATGCTTATGAATATTATGCACCAGAAAAGGGAAGTGATAGGCACCATAATATGTTATTAGATCAGTTATCTAATATGGCCGTAAATAAGCCTAAAGGGACGTCTACAAATACTTATAAGTATTTACACGAGATAGCCGAAAAAATGAAGCGACGATCGCTTATTTTCTTATTTACAGATATGTTTCAAAGTGATGTCCAAGAGAAAGAACTGTTTGAGGCATTAAGGCATTTAAAATATAATAAACATGATGTAGTGCTTTTTCATACCTATGATAGTGCTACTGAATTAGATTTTAATTTTTCTAATAAACCTTCTCGTTATACTGATGTTGAAACAGGGGAACATATAGATTTGTATGCAGACAATGTCAAGGATGTTTACAAAGAAGCAGTAAGCGCTTATTTTGACAAATTAAGAGTGCGTTGTGGTCAGAATAAAATTAAATATATGCCTGTTGATATACAGCACAATTTTGATGTGGTGCTGATTACTTTTCTTCTAGAAAGGCAACTTTTCAAATAA